The Cervus canadensis isolate Bull #8, Minnesota chromosome 5, ASM1932006v1, whole genome shotgun sequence genome contains the following window.
GTTGAACCCAGGGGCTTTCAACTTTGCGAACTAAACCCTCCCGGATACAACCTTGGAAGCTTTTAGACTTTCTGGAAGTGCGTGTGTATTTTTAAGGTTTCCATTTTGCTTAATCAACAGAGCTGGTTACTAATTATTTATGAATCACGGGGCTGAAAACAAACTTTCTTACCTTAAGCAGTTAAGGAGTGGCAGATAGAGAAGAGGGGTTGGTTTTTAATTTGGCCTTTTGGTACACGGCCCTACCCCCAGGTTACCCGCCCCGTGCGGATCTCTGGAAAGGTCAAAGGTAAGCCTCCTTCCTCGGCTCGGGGGAGGGAGCACACCTTCCAACAAAACAAGGCGCTGGCATCCAACCTGGGGAGCGAGGCGGCGAGCAGGGCCGGCTACGCGTGTCCAGGAGGCCGGCTCGGCACCCATGACGGCCCGGAACCAATTCCGATCTAGGGACCCCTCGAGATCGTGGGCCCGGGGCGCGCATGTCACCCTCTTCGGGGGTCCCCGGCGCCCCACGCTCTGGAGAGCGCGCGATGGGGCTTAGGGAAGCCTCTGGGCGACCTTCGAGGCTGCTACCCTGGCACGGCCTCCACCCACCCCGACGGTACTCTCTGAGCACCCCGGATCGGggtgtctcatcctctgcctcctacGGCGAGACGCAAAAGGAGACGACCCGCCCGGCCGCCGCCGCGATCCCGCAGGACGCGATGTCCCCGCCGCAGGACCAGGGGCTGGCGGTGGGAACCCAACAGCCCTGCGCCCCCGGCCCCCCGCGAAGCGCAGTCCCGGGCCGGGGTGTCCCTCCCTGCTCCGTGCGTCCACCGCGCCGGCAGGCAGGTGATCAAGTCCCACGACCCTGCGCGCgcgccctcccaccccagggccccgCGTCCCGGGGCTCGGCCCTTACCTCGGAGCGGGCCGGGGCGGCCCCGCGGGGCCGGGCGCGGGCTGGGCCCGGGAGACGCGCCTCCCGCCGCCGCTGGGAGCCGAGGCGGCGAGCGGGCGCGGCGAGCTCCTCCCGGGCGGCGGCGGGAGGCGCTGCTCTCGCTGCTGACGCCGCCGCCGCGGCTGCGGGTCTCAGAGCTACGCCGCCGCCGCGCGTCCCTAGGCTCCTGCGGGAGGCCGGCTGCTCGCGCGGCAAACTCTTCCGCACGCAGAGCCGGCGGGGagaggagccgccgccgccgccgctgccgccgccgccgcctcttcctcctcccccgccctcctcccgcctcctctcggtcctcctcctcctcctccttccctgcgCTCCCGCGGCCGCCGCCGGCCGGGTCTCTTCTGGCCGCACGCCGGACCCTGGCCGCGACCCAGCCTGGGACCCGCACCCTGCGCTCCCTACGAGCAGATGAACCCTTGGACCCACCTCCCACCCGCCAGCTTCCCTGAGCGGCCGAGACACCCGCGCGCCCCAAGGCCGCCACCGCAGGGCTGCCGCCGGGGACGCGCGGCATGGTCCGGCCGAGGGTGCGGGGCGGGGACAGGGTGTGCTTAGAGGGGAACTGTCCGAAGGAGAGGCCAGTGGAGGTCCCGTTCAAGTTGTCAGTGGGGGCGGCGGGGAATCGCCCTCCCCTGCGCCCTGCCAACCCGCGGTCCAGTGCGTTGGGGGGCCAGCGCGCCACCGCGGCCCCCAGCACGCCGTCCTCGTGGGGCGGCCCTGCGCGCCGACCACTGCGCTTTCCCGAAGAGCTGCGGGCGGGGATCAGGGAGACGCCGGCGAGCTCAGAGGACCGCGGCGCCTGCTGGGGAGGAACGATCACTGTTTCTTCCGAGGCGAACGTAGCTGGTCCGGAAAATGGGTCAAGGATGGAAAGGAGCCCCTCCTGTAGGGCTCGGGGCCCGCGGCCAGGAGCGCGCACCCGGAGCTCCAAGCTGcggctccctcccctcccccgctgccctcctctccttttgcaccagtgcaggaaatgttccACTGACCTACATATTTTTCCAAACATacgtgacctttttttttttttttttcctctctgtgggAGGAGACAGGCGAgaatccaaaaaaagagagaagaagctGGAGCGGCGCGCAGGAGAAAACAAGGAGGCATTCAGCAAGGTTCCCGCAAACAGCGAACACAGACACGTGCGCATCAACAGCCCGGGGatcctgcagctgctgctgcaaCCTCTGCGGGGCTCCGAGACAGAGTCGGGTGGGAAAGAGAGACCACGCGCCCCGCCGGGGCCCGGAACGGTGTCCCGGCTCCTCTAGATTCGTAAACCCCTGTCCATCCTCGGCCCCTGGGAAGAAGCCCCAAAGAGGCGATAGGCTTCCCATCCCTGCGAGGTCACCCCTGGGACCTCACAGAGGCATGTTGCCTGGCGCAGCGCTCGGAGCCCAGCAGCCTTTTTTCAGATGTCCCTAAGTCCTTTGTACAATTAGAGGAAAGTGCCTCCACCAGTCCTGTCCCATCACACTATCTTCTCAGGCCTCTCAGAACATCAGACGGGCCCCCCACTCGGTTCCAGGGCCCTGCCTTTATTTTCTCCGAGCTCAAGACAAACCCTCTCCAGCGCAGACCCGACCCACAGCGCCTTATTTGGGCATGCAACTCGGCACCGTCAATTAGATCAAAACGTTCACACAGACCTCCCTTTTCCCCCCTGTAAAGTAGGTCATTCTCTTTATTTCCCACTTGCATTATTTTTGTCTAATTCTCCTCCTGAAAAATAATCAGCCCTCAGGAGCTTTGCGCATCCCGAGAAGCTGTTATTCTTAGGCTTGTGGGGCTtttcaaggaggaggaggaggcatttGGCACGCTGTGGTTTTGAAGTCCCTCCCTTTCCAAAAGGAGAACATTTGAAAACTTtatgttgctttgtttttctacCCCCTCCCTTTCCTTCGGGCAAGTAGGTTTCACCCTGCCCTTAGAGTGAGGCTATGACTAATATCTACTAAAGGATAAAGTTATGTGCTTTTAACCGGATTTAATGCAGAATTTAAAGtcacctcccttcctttcttgctTTGAAAGAGATTTCagctctctcctccttctcccttttGGGAACCAGCTGAACAATCTTTAAATGatcttttagaaaacaaatgGTCTACAGAAATAATACAGCGGGTGCAACAGCCCCACAGTGCAGCAGGTATTTTCGCTAGGGTCTGTTTTCACCTGTTGCCTGGTAGGATATCCCATTAAATGTGTGGCTCCTGCCTTCTGATCATGGAGATGTTGTATATGTGGTTGTACTTACTCCAGATGCTATCCTGTCTCCTAGTGTTAATTCCACCTGTCTGAGCACAAAGGGGAGTGGATCTGCAGCAGAGAACCCAGTCAGGACCCGAGCAGAGTCGAAGAGGGAAGTTTACCTCCTGTTCATTCTCTGCATTTGGCAGGTCCGTTCCTTTAACTGGCATTTGTTGAAGGCTTGTCATGAATCAGGCTAGGCCTGTCCTGTGAGCAATGGAGGGAAACTTGACAGATGTTTATGTCTGTACAAGAAGGGTTTACAGTGTGGAGGCAGGGCTAAAGAGGAGGCCAATAGGGTGAGTGCCAAAAGACCTAGTGACGTGCGTTCAAGAGACGGAATAAGga
Protein-coding sequences here:
- the LOC122441412 gene encoding serine/arginine repetitive matrix protein 3-like yields the protein MPPCFLLRAAPASSLFFWILACLLPQRGKKKKKRSRMFGKICRSVEHFLHWCKRRGGQRGRGGSRSLELRVRAPGRGPRALQEGLLSILDPFSGPATFASEETVIVPPQQAPRSSELAGVSLIPARSSSGKRSGRRAGPPHEDGVLGAAVARWPPNALDRGLAGRRGGRFPAAPTDNLNGTSTGLSFGQFPSKHTLSPPRTLGRTMPRVPGGSPAVAALGRAGVSAAQGSWRVGGGSKGSSARRERRVRVPGWVAARVRRAARRDPAGGGRGSAGKEEEEEDREEAGGGRGRRKRRRRRQRRRRRLLSPPALRAEEFAARAAGLPQEPRDARRRRSSETRSRGGGVSSESSASRRRPGGARRARSPPRLPAAAGGASPGPSPRPAPRGRPGPLRDTIQILLWDY